The stretch of DNA ATGATGCGTTTCGCGGAACGCGCGGGTAATGACCTGCGTAAAATGCGAAGACCTCGCTGCAATCGGTTCATTATGCAGGTAGGCTTCGAGATCATCTGCCATCGCATCGGCGGTGGCATACCGCAGATCGGCTGGCTTCTGGAGGCATTTAAGGGCAATCATCTCCAGATCGTAATCCGCCTTCGGGTTCAGCATCCGCGGCGGTACCGGGTCTTGTTCCAGCACCAGCAGAATCGTATCCACAGGCGAAGAAGCCTGAAATGGCGGCCTGCCCGTGAGGAGCGCATAGAGGACAGCTCCCAGACTGTACACATCGGTCAATGTACTCACTTCACCACGCTGGCCAGCAGCCTGCTCGGGAGCCATATACCCGGGAGTCCCCAGAATGGCACCACTTTGAGTCAACGTTGCGGACGCTTTGGGATCATCACTTTCCATGGAGAATCGTTTGGCCAGCCCGAAATCACTCACATAAGGTGTCCCATCAACTTCAATAAGGATGTTCGAAGGCTTCAAGTCGCGGTGCAGCACGCCCCGCCGATGAGCATCACCAATCGCGCGGCAAATCGGCAGCATGATCTCGGCTGCTTCCCGATTCGGGATCGGGCCATCAATAATCCGTCTGGCCAGCGTTGTGCCTTCAATCAACTTCATACTGAAGTAAGGGCGGTTCTCGAACGTACCCACTTCATAGACCGGGACGATATGCGGATGATCGAGCCGGGCTGCCGATTCGGCCTCTGAGCGAAAGCGGGCGATATCGACGCTCGAGGCCAACCGCCCCTGCAGAATCATCTTGAGGGCCACAATCCGGTCGAGTGATTTTTGCCTCGCGCGGTAGACCACACCCATGCCACCCCGGCCCAATTCGTCGAGAAGCACATAATCATCGACTTCACGCGAACGGAGAGGGGCATCACCTCGCTCGACATCAGGAGTATCCTTCCAGAGATGTCGCCATGTGGAGTCAGTCCTGACTTTCTCGACGGTACGAGAATTCCCTTCGCAGCTTTCAACGCCAGGTTCACCAGCAAAGCTCGCATGAGAACTGGCCGCCAGGCCCTCCGTCATCAGGATTGTTCCCCAGAGCATTCTCAATTCGCCGGCTAAGCGCGGATACTGGCGACAAACAACCTCTAGATCGACCGATCCCCCTTCCTGCAACCGCCGGACAAGTTGATCGGCCAGTTCCGCCAGTTGAGCTTCTTCATCGGATGAAAGCGAAGGAATTGTGGACATGCCAAGACTCGCTACGAAGTTTCACAACTACTGCCACTTCAGCTCAGTTTGCTATACGAACCGTTGTTTTGCTTTCCGATAACGAACAGTGAATCCGAAAACAGTTCCACTGATGGCTGGCAAAAACAGTGGCAAGAGCATCCACCAGGCAAATCCTTGTACTCCCATCGGATGGCGACGGAGTTCC from Planctopirus ephydatiae encodes:
- a CDS encoding serine/threonine-protein kinase, whose amino-acid sequence is MSTIPSLSSDEEAQLAELADQLVRRLQEGGSVDLEVVCRQYPRLAGELRMLWGTILMTEGLAASSHASFAGEPGVESCEGNSRTVEKVRTDSTWRHLWKDTPDVERGDAPLRSREVDDYVLLDELGRGGMGVVYRARQKSLDRIVALKMILQGRLASSVDIARFRSEAESAARLDHPHIVPVYEVGTFENRPYFSMKLIEGTTLARRIIDGPIPNREAAEIMLPICRAIGDAHRRGVLHRDLKPSNILIEVDGTPYVSDFGLAKRFSMESDDPKASATLTQSGAILGTPGYMAPEQAAGQRGEVSTLTDVYSLGAVLYALLTGRPPFQASSPVDTILLVLEQDPVPPRMLNPKADYDLEMIALKCLQKPADLRYATADAMADDLEAYLHNEPIAARSSHFTQVITRAFRETHHAQVLENWGLLWMWHSFVVLQLCLITNLMHWQGVVSRLPYVALWSVGVGIWAFIFWELRRRSGPITFVERQIAHVWAASTICSTLLFFIEWMMNLPVLTLSPVLALLAGAVFLIKAGVLSGKFYVQALVLYATAFVMAGMKAWTDWDLDLTIYGIVVAWSFFAPGLKYYRQRHAV